The following are encoded in a window of Rhizobium sp. 11515TR genomic DNA:
- a CDS encoding L,D-transpeptidase, producing MKAALSIVTTGVVAACLLAASNAAAFTTSAPYAAPATRGDVIRVAVEPQGQVKPQFQRRMVRLATNEEPGTVIVDTNNKYLYLVEGNNRARRYGIGVGRDGFGWSGVVKVGRKAEWPGWTPPPEMIVREAKKGHKLPAYQEGGEDNPLGARAMYLYRNGNDTAFRIHGTNQPWSIGLNMSSGCIRMMNKDVIDLYDRVPVGTKVIVVGPGNKQGEVSYQDRGVDVLRTLFGG from the coding sequence ATGAAAGCAGCATTGTCGATCGTGACGACAGGTGTCGTTGCGGCGTGTCTTCTTGCAGCATCGAACGCAGCAGCCTTCACCACCTCCGCACCCTATGCGGCACCGGCGACACGCGGCGACGTGATCCGGGTTGCGGTGGAGCCACAGGGCCAGGTGAAGCCGCAATTCCAGCGGCGCATGGTGCGGCTGGCGACCAATGAAGAGCCGGGCACGGTGATCGTCGACACCAATAACAAGTATCTCTACCTCGTCGAAGGCAATAACCGCGCAAGACGCTACGGCATCGGCGTCGGCCGCGACGGTTTCGGCTGGTCGGGCGTCGTCAAGGTCGGCCGCAAGGCGGAATGGCCGGGCTGGACGCCGCCGCCGGAAATGATTGTTCGCGAAGCCAAGAAGGGCCACAAGCTGCCGGCCTATCAGGAAGGCGGCGAGGACAATCCGCTCGGCGCGCGCGCCATGTATCTCTATCGTAACGGCAACGATACCGCCTTCCGCATCCACGGGACCAATCAGCCCTGGAGCATCGGCCTCAACATGTCCTCGGGTTGCATCCGCATGATGAACAAGGATGTGATCGATCTCTATGACCGCGTTCCGGTCGGCACGAAGGTCATCGTCGTTGGCCCCGGCAACAAACAGGGCGAGGTCAGCTATCAGGATCGCGGCGTCGATGTGCTGAGAACCCTGTTCGGCGGCTGA
- a CDS encoding LysR family transcriptional regulator, with translation MHDVDWNDLRHLLTLARGGSFAAAGRMLGTDATTVGRRLRVLEKRLGTTLFARDGGGALSPTPAGEIAVAKAEMIEAEVMALSGALDAADPMALGKVRLTAAPSFISRLLIPALPSLLAQRSGLQLELIGDSRNLNLTRREADMALRLARPADMTNGKVLARRIATLDYAVYVAAGQERHAEDLPWIIYEEAMTHLPHARWIAAQAEKSDRSSPLAVNDAEALLQAAAAGLGRALLPKILAENVGGLCHVDSGDSNLPVREMWLLMHAELRPLVRIRAVSNWLDGIFRRPHPER, from the coding sequence TTGCACGACGTCGATTGGAATGACCTGCGCCATCTTCTGACGCTCGCGCGGGGTGGATCCTTTGCAGCTGCCGGCAGGATGCTTGGCACGGATGCGACGACGGTCGGTCGCCGCCTGCGCGTCCTGGAGAAACGCCTCGGCACGACGCTGTTTGCGCGCGATGGAGGCGGCGCCCTATCGCCGACGCCAGCGGGCGAGATCGCGGTGGCGAAGGCCGAGATGATCGAGGCCGAAGTCATGGCACTGTCGGGCGCGTTGGATGCGGCCGATCCCATGGCACTCGGCAAGGTACGCCTCACGGCGGCGCCATCCTTCATCAGCCGGCTGTTGATCCCCGCGCTGCCCAGCCTGCTGGCGCAACGTTCCGGCCTGCAATTGGAACTTATCGGCGATTCCAGAAATCTCAATCTGACGCGGCGTGAGGCAGATATGGCGCTGCGCCTTGCAAGACCTGCCGATATGACAAACGGCAAAGTCCTCGCCAGGCGGATCGCGACACTTGACTATGCCGTCTATGTCGCTGCTGGGCAGGAGAGGCATGCGGAAGATTTGCCGTGGATCATCTATGAAGAGGCGATGACGCATCTGCCGCATGCCCGCTGGATTGCCGCACAAGCGGAAAAGTCAGATCGTTCCAGCCCGCTTGCGGTCAACGATGCCGAGGCTCTACTGCAGGCCGCGGCTGCAGGACTAGGGCGTGCACTGCTGCCGAAAATCCTGGCCGAGAATGTGGGAGGTCTTTGCCACGTCGATAGCGGCGACAGCAATTTGCCGGTGCGAGAGATGTGGCTGCTGATGCATGCCGAGCTTCGTCCGCTCGTGCGCATTCGTGCCGTTTCCAATTGGTTGGATGGGATCTTCCGCCGTCCGCATCCGGAGCGTTGA
- a CDS encoding aldo/keto reductase, with product MRYNQLGNTGLFVSELCLGTMTFGEANPNTPWGSIADVDQALADKIVEGSLAAGVNFIDTADVYSFGNSEKLLGQALKNLGIPRKDVVIATKVYGVMGEKPNDRGASRGHIMDSVQASLDRLQTDHIDLYQIHGTDIVTPIDETLRALDDLVSRGLVRYVGVSNWQAWRIAKALGISERRGFARFETVQAYYSIAGRDLEREIVPVMTEEKLGLMVWSPLAGGLLSGKYGPGAPGNGEGRRASFDFPPVDKDRAWACVAAMREVAEKHGSSVATVALAWILAKPFVTSIIIGAKRLDQLDQNLAAVQLKLDADDMAKLDDVSALAPEYPGWMLARQSVQRVPQPFEPKA from the coding sequence ATGCGTTATAACCAACTCGGCAATACCGGCCTGTTCGTCTCCGAACTTTGCTTGGGCACGATGACCTTCGGCGAAGCCAATCCCAACACTCCCTGGGGCTCGATCGCCGATGTCGACCAGGCGCTGGCCGACAAGATCGTCGAAGGCTCGCTTGCCGCCGGCGTCAATTTCATCGACACCGCCGACGTCTATTCCTTCGGCAATTCCGAAAAGCTGCTCGGCCAGGCCCTGAAAAACCTCGGCATCCCCCGCAAGGATGTCGTTATCGCCACCAAGGTTTATGGCGTCATGGGCGAGAAGCCCAACGATCGCGGCGCCTCGCGTGGCCACATCATGGACTCGGTGCAGGCCAGCCTGGATCGTCTTCAGACCGATCATATCGATCTCTATCAGATCCATGGCACGGATATCGTGACACCGATCGACGAGACGCTGCGGGCGCTGGACGATCTCGTTTCGCGCGGTCTTGTGCGTTATGTCGGCGTTTCCAACTGGCAGGCCTGGCGCATCGCCAAGGCGCTCGGCATTTCCGAACGTCGCGGCTTTGCCCGCTTCGAGACGGTGCAGGCCTATTATTCCATCGCTGGCCGCGATCTGGAGCGTGAAATCGTGCCTGTCATGACCGAGGAAAAGCTCGGGCTCATGGTCTGGTCGCCGCTCGCCGGGGGCCTGCTCTCGGGCAAGTATGGTCCGGGCGCTCCCGGCAATGGCGAGGGGCGGCGTGCGAGCTTCGATTTTCCGCCCGTTGACAAGGACCGCGCCTGGGCCTGCGTTGCCGCCATGCGCGAAGTGGCGGAGAAGCACGGCTCCAGTGTCGCTACGGTGGCGCTTGCCTGGATCCTGGCAAAGCCCTTTGTCACCAGCATCATCATCGGCGCCAAGCGTCTCGACCAGCTGGATCAGAATCTGGCCGCCGTCCAGCTGAAGCTCGATGCCGACGATATGGCCAAGCTCGATGACGTCAGCGCGCTTGCGCCCGAATATCCCGGCTGGATGCTGGCCCGCCAGAGCGTCCAGCGCGTGCCGCAGCCCTTCGAGCCGAAGGCCTGA
- a CDS encoding outer membrane protein, which yields MHRAFRIKQPAFAALATSAFILAASSASAEMQFSAYGGIQGATGSNVTTSDGADFDPNWSGKSFKMPPYFGFRGIWWLDQFDKPNWGVSLDYTHAKVYGDLGNTPGWSHFEFTDGLNMLTLNALYRFQDPSRNWTPYVGLGAGINVPHVEVTRASGTTFNYQFGGASLQAQAGVSYQFAKHWSTFVEYKGNYNFVNNVSIDSGDTLKTRVFTHALNFGVSFNF from the coding sequence ATGCATCGTGCATTTCGCATCAAGCAGCCGGCATTCGCCGCGCTTGCGACTTCCGCATTCATATTGGCCGCAAGCTCTGCCTCGGCGGAGATGCAATTTTCCGCTTACGGTGGCATACAAGGCGCGACAGGCAGCAATGTGACCACGTCGGACGGCGCTGATTTCGACCCCAACTGGTCCGGAAAATCCTTCAAGATGCCGCCCTATTTCGGCTTCCGCGGCATCTGGTGGCTTGACCAGTTCGACAAGCCGAACTGGGGCGTGTCGCTCGACTACACCCATGCGAAGGTCTATGGCGATCTCGGCAATACGCCCGGCTGGTCGCATTTCGAGTTCACCGATGGCCTGAACATGCTGACGCTGAATGCGCTCTACCGCTTTCAGGACCCGAGCCGCAACTGGACGCCCTATGTCGGTCTCGGCGCCGGCATCAACGTGCCGCACGTCGAAGTCACGCGCGCTTCCGGCACGACCTTCAACTACCAGTTCGGCGGCGCTTCGCTGCAGGCGCAGGCGGGCGTCAGCTACCAGTTCGCCAAGCACTGGTCGACCTTCGTCGAATACAAGGGCAACTACAACTTCGTGAACAATGTCTCGATCGACAGCGGCGATACGCTGAAGACCAGGGTTTTCACTCACGCTCTCAACTTTGGCGTTTCGTTCAACTTCTGA
- a CDS encoding LysR family transcriptional regulator — MNDMLNGIPEFVEAVEAGGFSAAATRMNLSRSAIGKTIAKLERRLNVRLFHRTTRMQSLTDEGQAFYERCRRALDEIQSGEAMLESGKREVIGRLRISMPVLFGRRCSAPLLLELARIHPKLELDLSFSDRVVDLFDEGFDLAIRNGVLRDETGLAARKIALHRMTLCASPDYLAARGTPQIIADLDSHDLVVYARSGEVKRWTFLQGDGAAVDYFPQTRLRLDDLEVIADAATAGMGIAWLPCWLVRDYVRAGKLMQVLNVSSRPVNVYAVWPQVPQLSLKMRVVIDLLAARLPAIMD, encoded by the coding sequence ATGAATGACATGCTCAACGGCATTCCCGAATTCGTGGAGGCGGTCGAAGCCGGCGGCTTTTCGGCCGCGGCGACGCGCATGAATCTCTCCCGCTCGGCGATCGGCAAGACCATCGCCAAACTGGAGCGGCGCCTGAATGTGCGCCTGTTTCACCGCACCACCCGCATGCAGAGCCTCACCGACGAGGGGCAAGCTTTTTACGAGCGCTGCCGCCGGGCGCTGGACGAGATACAGTCCGGCGAAGCCATGCTGGAATCGGGTAAGCGTGAGGTTATCGGACGTCTGCGCATCTCGATGCCTGTCCTTTTCGGTCGTCGCTGCTCTGCTCCGCTGCTGCTGGAATTGGCGCGTATCCACCCCAAACTCGAACTGGATCTTTCCTTCAGTGATCGCGTGGTCGATCTCTTCGACGAGGGCTTCGATCTCGCCATTCGCAACGGCGTGTTGCGGGACGAAACCGGCCTTGCCGCGCGCAAGATCGCCCTCCATCGCATGACGCTATGTGCCTCGCCGGATTATCTTGCTGCAAGAGGTACGCCACAGATCATCGCCGATCTCGATAGCCACGATCTCGTCGTCTATGCGAGATCGGGGGAAGTCAAGCGATGGACCTTCCTGCAGGGCGATGGAGCGGCCGTCGACTATTTTCCGCAGACGCGGTTGCGTCTTGATGACCTGGAGGTCATTGCGGATGCGGCCACCGCGGGAATGGGCATTGCGTGGCTGCCCTGCTGGCTGGTGCGGGATTATGTGCGCGCCGGCAAGCTCATGCAGGTGCTCAATGTTTCCAGCCGGCCCGTCAACGTCTATGCCGTCTGGCCGCAGGTGCCGCAGCTTTCGCTCAAAATGCGCGTGGTCATCGACCTGCTCGCCGCGCGCCTGCCTGCAATCATGGACTGA
- a CDS encoding DNA-3-methyladenine glycosylase I, whose amino-acid sequence MAETGIITGEDGKDRCFWHGNLPEYQRYHDEEWGRPVVNDIRLFEKICLEGFQSGLSWLTILRKRENFRAAFAGFDFEKVAKFGEADIERCLADAGIIRHRGKIVSTINNARRAIELRDEFGSLARYFWTHEPTAAERPEIFDLAHLRANPTTAASVRISKDLKKRGWTFVGPTTVYAFMQAMGLVNDHIEGCYCRKEVEAMRCALVRP is encoded by the coding sequence ATGGCCGAAACGGGCATTATCACCGGCGAAGATGGCAAGGACCGCTGCTTCTGGCACGGCAATCTGCCGGAATATCAGCGCTATCACGACGAGGAATGGGGTCGGCCTGTTGTCAATGACATCAGGCTCTTCGAGAAGATCTGCCTCGAAGGCTTCCAGTCAGGCCTGTCCTGGCTGACGATCCTGCGCAAGCGCGAGAATTTCCGCGCTGCTTTTGCGGGCTTCGATTTCGAGAAAGTCGCCAAGTTTGGCGAGGCGGATATCGAGCGCTGCCTCGCCGATGCCGGCATCATCCGCCATCGCGGCAAGATCGTTTCCACCATCAACAACGCTCGCCGCGCCATTGAGCTGCGCGACGAATTCGGTTCGCTCGCCCGCTATTTCTGGACCCATGAGCCGACCGCTGCCGAGCGCCCGGAGATCTTCGACCTTGCCCATCTTCGCGCCAATCCGACGACGGCGGCTTCGGTGCGGATTTCGAAGGATCTGAAGAAACGCGGCTGGACCTTTGTCGGCCCGACCACAGTTTATGCCTTCATGCAGGCTATGGGCCTGGTCAACGACCACATCGAGGGCTGCTATTGCCGGAAAGAGGTGGAGGCGATGCGTTGCGCATTGGTGCGGCCGTGA
- a CDS encoding L,D-transpeptidase yields MMKHAVLCAAGALSLLTSTAFADDRYQSRPPVIVSPDLTAPWVMQLGGGNVQPVVYPRPMARRAADPRMEQQANPQLRQVVQPRGLFARPAVQQVAMARPQYPAIRGQIDPQFLPQIVDYQTKEKPGSIVIDTNNRFLYLVMDGGKARRYGVGVGKPGFEWAGAHTVTRKQEWPDWTPPAEMISREAAKGHYLPAHMEGGEGNPLGARAMYLGSTLYRIHGTNAPWTIGSAVSSGCIRLRNEDVIDLYNRVKVGTRVTVM; encoded by the coding sequence ATGATGAAACATGCCGTTCTATGCGCCGCCGGCGCCCTGAGCCTGCTTACCTCCACCGCCTTTGCCGACGATCGCTATCAGTCGCGCCCGCCCGTCATCGTCAGTCCCGATCTGACCGCCCCCTGGGTGATGCAGCTTGGCGGCGGCAACGTGCAGCCGGTCGTCTATCCCCGCCCGATGGCGCGCCGCGCCGCCGATCCCAGAATGGAGCAGCAGGCCAATCCGCAGCTGCGTCAGGTCGTGCAGCCGCGCGGCCTGTTTGCACGTCCGGCCGTGCAGCAGGTCGCCATGGCCCGTCCGCAATATCCGGCAATCCGCGGCCAGATCGACCCGCAGTTCCTGCCGCAGATCGTCGACTATCAGACCAAGGAAAAGCCCGGCAGCATCGTCATCGATACCAACAACCGCTTCCTTTATCTGGTGATGGATGGCGGCAAGGCGCGGCGCTATGGCGTCGGCGTCGGCAAGCCGGGTTTCGAATGGGCCGGCGCCCACACCGTGACCCGCAAGCAGGAATGGCCGGACTGGACGCCGCCGGCCGAAATGATCTCCCGCGAAGCCGCCAAGGGCCATTATCTGCCTGCGCACATGGAAGGCGGTGAAGGCAATCCGCTCGGCGCCCGCGCCATGTATCTTGGCTCTACCCTTTATCGCATCCATGGCACCAACGCGCCCTGGACGATCGGCAGTGCCGTCTCCTCCGGCTGCATCCGGCTTCGCAACGAGGATGTCATCGACCTCTACAACCGCGTCAAGGTCGGCACCCGCGTCACCGTCATGTAA
- a CDS encoding zinc-dependent alcohol dehydrogenase family protein translates to MTKTMKRWTLETIAVGAPLNLTETAVPKPARGEVLVRVKAVSLNYRDKLVRETGMGLPIQFPFVPASDMAGVIEAVGDDVTRFSVGDRVISTFHPGWIDGKPLGDARNPPYKTLGGFYAGVLSEYISVPQDWLVSAPNSLDYAEASTLPCAGLTAWFALVERGKVKPGDSVLVQGTGGVALFGLQIAAAQGAEVFVTSSGPEKLERAKALGAHHGIDRNKGDWVEEVYRLTNDRGIDHIIEIAGGPNFGQSLKAVAPHGRISVIGVIEGFDISGPVAPLLLKSPTVQGIGVGHRRSLEDFVHAVDSIGLKPVIDHRYALDEVSAAFDHLDRGPFGKIVIEL, encoded by the coding sequence ATGACGAAGACCATGAAGCGTTGGACCCTCGAGACGATCGCCGTCGGCGCTCCCTTGAATCTGACGGAAACGGCAGTACCCAAGCCGGCGCGCGGCGAAGTGCTGGTGCGAGTCAAAGCCGTTTCGCTGAACTATCGCGACAAGCTTGTGCGCGAGACCGGCATGGGGCTGCCGATCCAATTTCCCTTCGTGCCGGCCTCAGATATGGCAGGTGTGATCGAAGCGGTCGGAGACGACGTGACCAGATTCTCCGTGGGCGATCGGGTCATTTCGACCTTCCATCCCGGCTGGATCGACGGCAAGCCGCTCGGCGATGCCCGCAATCCTCCCTACAAGACGCTTGGCGGTTTCTATGCCGGCGTCCTCTCCGAATATATCTCCGTGCCGCAAGATTGGCTCGTATCCGCGCCGAACAGTCTTGATTATGCCGAGGCAAGCACCCTGCCCTGCGCCGGTCTCACGGCATGGTTCGCGCTGGTGGAACGCGGCAAGGTCAAGCCCGGTGATAGCGTATTGGTGCAGGGAACGGGCGGGGTTGCGCTATTCGGCCTGCAGATCGCCGCGGCCCAGGGAGCCGAGGTCTTCGTGACCTCCTCGGGACCGGAAAAGCTCGAGCGGGCCAAGGCTCTCGGCGCTCATCATGGCATCGACCGCAACAAAGGCGATTGGGTAGAGGAAGTCTATCGCCTCACCAACGATCGAGGCATAGACCATATCATCGAAATCGCCGGCGGGCCGAATTTCGGCCAGTCCCTGAAGGCAGTGGCGCCGCATGGCCGAATATCCGTCATCGGCGTCATCGAGGGCTTCGACATCTCCGGTCCGGTGGCACCGCTGCTGCTGAAGTCCCCCACGGTACAGGGCATCGGCGTCGGCCATCGCCGCTCGCTTGAAGATTTCGTGCATGCGGTCGACAGCATCGGACTGAAGCCCGTCATCGATCATCGCTATGCACTCGACGAGGTGTCCGCCGCCTTCGATCACCTCGATCGCGGCCCCTTCGGCAAGATCGTCATCGAGCTTTGA
- a CDS encoding DUF6881 domain-containing protein, translated as MSFFYYRCDWIHPESEEPVIVYYEVDVDGDVPRLIDVFADGRRHCMSVADYAALGREMRRLTSLVEGSFYDGIAGLVDGLFFEEGQDRISMTQIAADRFEVEWQAHRLPTPDKLH; from the coding sequence ATGAGCTTTTTCTACTACCGATGTGACTGGATCCATCCGGAAAGCGAGGAGCCAGTCATCGTTTATTACGAGGTCGATGTCGACGGCGATGTTCCGCGACTGATCGACGTGTTCGCGGACGGCCGCCGGCATTGCATGTCGGTTGCCGACTATGCTGCATTGGGCCGTGAGATGCGGCGGCTCACCAGCCTTGTCGAAGGCTCGTTCTATGACGGCATCGCCGGCCTGGTCGATGGCCTATTCTTTGAAGAAGGGCAGGATCGCATCAGCATGACGCAGATTGCCGCCGACCGGTTCGAAGTCGAGTGGCAGGCTCATCGCCTGCCCACACCGGACAAACTGCATTAG
- a CDS encoding YciI family protein: MTLFAVLFEDDQQNAAAIRKEYLPRHFAFLEANAASIRTAGPLSREGDAFAGGLWLVEAESADAVDRLVKDDPFSAAGLRKSVKVFRWNRVFAEGALL, from the coding sequence ATGACTCTATTCGCAGTCCTGTTCGAGGACGATCAACAAAACGCCGCCGCGATCCGCAAGGAATATCTGCCGCGCCACTTCGCCTTCCTGGAGGCGAATGCCGCTTCCATCAGGACGGCAGGACCACTCAGCCGGGAAGGCGATGCTTTTGCCGGCGGCCTGTGGCTCGTGGAAGCGGAGAGCGCCGATGCCGTCGATCGTCTGGTGAAGGACGATCCATTCTCGGCAGCAGGCCTGCGCAAATCCGTCAAGGTCTTTCGTTGGAACCGGGTATTTGCCGAGGGCGCGCTCCTCTAA
- a CDS encoding HAD family hydrolase produces MTQRPLTTIGFDADDTLWQNEQFYRLTELQFTELLADHAPRDVISARLLEAEKRNLRHYGFGIKGFTLSMIETAIEITEGEVPSTVIAQILDIGRDLLAHPVETLPHVRQTLEALSGKYLLVLITKGDLFDQERKLAQSGLGDLFDAVEIVSDKNASTYRRIFSKVGDGPERAMMIGNSLKSDIVPALAAGSYGVFVPHELTWSFEHVEEPTEAPRFRKIGHLGELHGVIEMLQ; encoded by the coding sequence ATGACGCAACGTCCCCTAACCACGATCGGCTTCGATGCCGACGACACGCTCTGGCAGAACGAACAGTTCTACCGGCTAACCGAACTGCAGTTTACCGAGCTACTCGCCGATCACGCCCCACGTGACGTCATCTCCGCACGCCTGTTGGAGGCGGAGAAGCGCAATCTTCGCCACTACGGCTTCGGCATCAAAGGCTTTACCCTCTCGATGATCGAAACAGCCATCGAGATCACGGAGGGCGAAGTGCCATCGACCGTCATCGCGCAGATTCTCGATATCGGCCGCGATCTCCTCGCCCATCCCGTTGAAACATTGCCGCATGTGCGTCAGACGCTGGAAGCTCTATCGGGGAAATACCTGCTGGTACTGATTACGAAGGGTGATCTTTTCGATCAAGAGCGCAAGCTTGCGCAATCCGGGCTCGGCGATCTCTTCGATGCGGTCGAGATCGTTTCGGACAAGAACGCGTCGACCTATCGCCGCATTTTTTCCAAGGTGGGCGATGGACCGGAACGGGCGATGATGATCGGCAATTCGCTGAAATCGGACATCGTGCCGGCGCTTGCCGCCGGCAGCTACGGCGTCTTCGTGCCGCACGAGCTTACATGGTCGTTCGAGCATGTCGAGGAGCCGACCGAAGCGCCGCGTTTTCGCAAGATCGGTCATCTCGGCGAGCTGCATGGCGTGATCGAAATGTTGCAGTAA